The Hymenobacter chitinivorans DSM 11115 genome window below encodes:
- a CDS encoding response regulator, producing MTRIILADDHTILREGIRALLVAEPDFEVVGEASNGQQLLDLLATTPADIVLLDLTMPELDGFAVLPLVRTQHPETRLLILSMLEHERYVAQALDAGATGYILKNAAIAEILHAIRTVAVGHPFLCTEIALELLRKLTLNMEKQWEESLEPRPADLSTRELEVLQLIAEGLTNAEIADKLFTSKRTIETHRQNIIEKTQAKNTAALIKFAVSSGLVK from the coding sequence ATGACTCGTATCATCTTAGCCGACGACCATACAATTCTCCGGGAAGGTATCCGGGCGTTGTTGGTTGCCGAGCCCGACTTTGAAGTAGTGGGCGAAGCCAGCAATGGTCAGCAGCTACTGGATTTGCTGGCCACCACCCCGGCCGACATCGTGCTGCTGGACCTGACCATGCCCGAGCTGGATGGCTTTGCCGTCTTGCCCCTGGTGCGGACCCAGCACCCCGAAACGCGGCTGCTGATTCTATCCATGCTCGAGCATGAGCGCTACGTGGCGCAGGCCCTGGATGCCGGTGCTACGGGGTATATCCTGAAGAATGCTGCCATTGCCGAAATTCTGCACGCCATTCGGACGGTGGCAGTAGGCCATCCGTTTCTGTGCACCGAAATAGCGCTGGAGCTGCTGCGTAAGCTTACGCTGAACATGGAAAAGCAGTGGGAAGAAAGCCTGGAGCCCCGCCCGGCTGATTTATCGACGCGGGAGCTGGAAGTGCTGCAGCTCATTGCCGAAGGGCTGACCAACGCCGAAATTGCCGATAAGCTCTTCACCAGCAAGCGCACCATTGAAACCCACCGCCAGAACATCATCGAGAAAACCCAGGCCAAAAACACCGCCGCCCTCATCAAATTCGCCGTCAGCAGCGGGTTGGTGAAGTAA